The sequence GTAACTCTTGGATGATATCTATAGCCCGATAGGTCATGGGGAAATTCCTTCTCTTCCAGGGATTCGTTATTCGATAAGGCCCAGGCCTTCATCGAGCCCCAGGGCAATGTTCATGCACTGCATGGCCGCCCCCGAGGCTCCTTTGCCGAGATTATCAAGCCGACAGATAAGGAGGGCCTGCTCCTCATGGCCATAGACAAAGATCTCTGCCCGGTTCGTCCCATTACAGGCGGTGGGATCAAAGTATCCTGCCTCGGGAAGGGCCGCCTCTCCGAGGGGCTGGACCCGGACAAAGCGCTGTCCCGCATAATGGGCGCGGTAACAGCCGTGAATGTCTTCCAAACGCGGTTTTTTCGGCAGACTCCACAACTGGAGCGGAATGGCCACAGCCATTCCGCGTTCAAAATTCCCTATGATGGGGGTAAAAAGAGGGGCCACAGAAAGCCCCCCATGGAGGCGCATTTCCGGCACATGCTTGTGCTGGAGCGTAAGGGCGTAATGCCGGGCCGCTTCCATGCCCTTGCCGGCCCCTTCCATCTGTTTGTAAGCTTCGATGAGCTTGTGCCCACCGCCAGAGTATCCCGTTACCGAGTGGCAGGTAACAGGATAATCGGAAGGAAGAAGAGCCATCTCCACGAGGGGCCGAACAAGCAACACAAAGCCCGTGGCATGGCAGCCAGGAACGGCGATTCGTTTTGCCTTCCCAATGGCCTCTCGCTGGGAGTGGGAAAGCTCGGGAAGCCCATATACCCAGGCGGGGTTGGTCCTGTGGGCCGTACTGGCGTCAATCACGATAGTCCGATCATTTGCTACAAGCCCAACCGATTCTCGGCTTGCATCATCGGGGAGACAAAGGAAGGCCACATCCGCCTGGTTGAGCAATTTCCGCCGTTCCTCTATATCTTTCCGTTTTTCTGGATCAATCTGGAGAATTTCTAAGTCCGACCGGGCGGCAAGCCGGTCCATGATCTGGAGGCCCGTGGTTCCTGCCTGGCCATCCACAAACACCCGATATTTCATAGGCTGAGTATGCCCAAAGAGACGGCTTTTGGCAATGTGTTGCTGCTTTTTGTTGCCGCCTTTGCGATAGGTGTTGCATATTGGTGCAGAGTTCTTTATCTTTTGATTCCTGAGAATGAGGGCTTTTTTCAGGGAGCCCCGTATTGTGAAGGAGAGGAGCGCGTACCATGGTGGATGCCCGTAGAATGGATACCTATGTTCAAATTTATGAGCTTTCTGAATCTCTTATAAAGGACACGAGTCCCGATCTTATTGCCGGTATGGCTACCTTGGTAGCCCTTCTCCATACAAACCTGCCCCACCATTTCTGGACGGGCTTTTATTT comes from Treponema sp. J25 and encodes:
- the argC gene encoding N-acetyl-gamma-glutamyl-phosphate reductase — its product is MKYRVFVDGQAGTTGLQIMDRLAARSDLEILQIDPEKRKDIEERRKLLNQADVAFLCLPDDASRESVGLVANDRTIVIDASTAHRTNPAWVYGLPELSHSQREAIGKAKRIAVPGCHATGFVLLVRPLVEMALLPSDYPVTCHSVTGYSGGGHKLIEAYKQMEGAGKGMEAARHYALTLQHKHVPEMRLHGGLSVAPLFTPIIGNFERGMAVAIPLQLWSLPKKPRLEDIHGCYRAHYAGQRFVRVQPLGEAALPEAGYFDPTACNGTNRAEIFVYGHEEQALLICRLDNLGKGASGAAMQCMNIALGLDEGLGLIE